The Methanolacinia petrolearia DSM 11571 genome has a segment encoding these proteins:
- a CDS encoding ABC transporter ATP-binding protein, protein MITAAGVRKVYKMGLVEVHALRGIYVDIEKGEFVGIMGSSGSGKSTLLHMLGLLDRPTEGRIAINGRNVLEMSDEEKGRFRLSRFGFIFQDYALVPELTALENVILPAMAAGRLHEECIATGESYLGRVGLGERGGHLPSELSGGEQQRVAIARALVNNPSILFADEPCANLDSANSRTVLDLFREINETLDQTVVMVSHEEWHREYFDRIIRLKDGLVAEEIRLKG, encoded by the coding sequence ATGATAACTGCAGCAGGGGTCAGGAAGGTGTATAAGATGGGTCTGGTAGAGGTCCATGCCCTGAGGGGAATCTATGTCGATATCGAAAAGGGGGAGTTCGTGGGGATAATGGGGTCCTCGGGTTCGGGAAAGTCCACTCTTCTTCATATGCTCGGGCTTCTTGACAGGCCGACTGAAGGCAGGATAGCCATAAATGGCAGGAATGTTCTGGAGATGAGCGACGAAGAGAAGGGAAGATTCAGGCTGTCAAGATTCGGGTTCATATTTCAGGATTATGCACTCGTTCCGGAGCTGACGGCGCTTGAAAATGTCATACTGCCTGCAATGGCCGCCGGGCGGTTGCATGAAGAGTGCATAGCAACCGGTGAGTCATATCTCGGAAGGGTCGGCCTTGGTGAGAGGGGAGGTCATCTGCCTTCCGAACTTTCAGGCGGCGAGCAGCAGAGGGTCGCTATTGCAAGGGCGCTCGTTAACAATCCATCTATTCTCTTTGCAGACGAGCCGTGTGCAAATCTCGACAGCGCCAATTCGAGAACCGTCCTCGATCTCTTCAGGGAGATAAACGAGACCCTGGACCAGACTGTCGTCATGGTTTCGCATGAGGAGTGGCACAGGGAGTATTTTGACAGGATTATCAGACTGAAGGACGGCCTTGTGGCGGAAGAGATCAGGTTGAAGGGGTGA
- a CDS encoding ABC transporter permease, which translates to MFEDLRVSAFLAARATQRGGRGRIFMNIVIIALVLTNMIFMPSIISGAIEVFNQQNVDYITSDIIIEPREDDRYISDLDDLLAVLNRVPGVVRASPRYEMPSSIEFEEESITLGITAFDPRDEVEVTKFQDAMLEGDFLGSGSMDEIIIGRLVSGNKDKTKDYYPSLGGAEVGDTITVRYSNGVVRDYRVKGIFNTKSWTADYMAIVTWDEMNSVLGYDNDVADEILIKTSKNTDVSDVKKNILEFGVGESVKTWEEALPSAVTDSVESFNIINQITVFGSLVIAIVLIFIMTTIKAFNNRKQIGILKAIGIKKSVIINSYVLQVVFVCLIGSVLGFMILEAMVLYFTAYPMEFPDGNVTPVVDTGMLIENTLLLFVSSAIAGFIPAWRITRENILDAMRGN; encoded by the coding sequence ATGTTTGAGGATCTGAGGGTTTCCGCATTCCTTGCTGCGAGGGCAACCCAGAGAGGGGGCAGGGGCCGTATTTTCATGAATATAGTCATTATTGCCCTTGTCCTGACGAATATGATCTTCATGCCGTCGATTATATCGGGGGCGATCGAGGTATTCAACCAGCAGAATGTGGACTACATTACATCGGATATAATCATAGAACCGAGAGAAGACGATCGCTACATAAGTGATCTCGACGATCTTCTTGCAGTTCTCAATCGCGTCCCCGGCGTGGTGCGGGCCTCCCCGAGGTACGAGATGCCTTCGTCGATTGAATTCGAGGAGGAATCGATAACTCTCGGGATAACTGCCTTTGATCCGCGGGATGAAGTCGAGGTTACGAAATTCCAGGATGCTATGCTAGAGGGGGATTTCCTTGGAAGCGGGAGCATGGACGAGATCATAATCGGGCGTCTAGTCTCGGGAAACAAGGATAAAACTAAGGATTACTATCCTTCTCTTGGGGGTGCGGAGGTAGGTGATACGATAACGGTCAGGTACAGCAACGGAGTCGTCCGTGATTATCGTGTAAAAGGCATATTCAATACGAAGTCGTGGACAGCCGACTACATGGCAATTGTAACCTGGGACGAGATGAACTCTGTACTTGGATATGATAATGATGTAGCCGACGAGATCCTCATAAAAACATCCAAAAACACAGACGTTTCGGATGTCAAGAAGAACATACTTGAGTTCGGTGTCGGCGAAAGCGTCAAGACGTGGGAAGAGGCGCTTCCCAGCGCAGTAACCGACTCGGTTGAATCATTCAATATAATAAACCAGATTACCGTCTTTGGCAGCCTGGTAATTGCAATCGTCCTGATCTTTATCATGACCACGATAAAGGCGTTCAACAACCGAAAACAGATAGGCATCCTGAAGGCTATCGGGATTAAAAAAAGCGTTATCATCAATTCCTATGTGCTGCAGGTTGTATTCGTGTGCCTTATTGGCTCTGTACTTGGATTTATGATACTTGAGGCGATGGTCCTCTACTTCACGGCGTATCCGATGGAATTTCCCGACGGGAACGTTACTCCTGTGGTTGATACCGGGATGCTCATCGAAAATACTCTGCTGCTGTTTGTCTCGTCCGCGATTGCGGGATTCATTCCTGCATGGAGGATTACGCGGGAGAATATTCTTGATGCGATGAGAGGTAACTGA
- a CDS encoding COG1361 S-layer family protein, protein MLKYILVSIAVILCLPGLCSAGVYGPTVILSNSEVVPSVLMPGDIGMVTVTLTNTASSSTTTTSDSIVTTMKEINPTITGVFLDGGKEIKVLGGNSEFSGDLGPQQSVKISFAIEAPEKRGIYYAILRVSVKGSENLQYPIPVNVDMPVSSLRKPVLIVGQSGDTSLQPGDSANVTVSLYNSGESTAEDIFIRVAEDDPSLAVINSQSFHIPDLSSGESESFIISFISDTGMEPGVHEIPLEITYNVVDGSSADQNDAIAFDVNGKAELSIASLKTDPVRITGGQEVDLTIRMENTGTGDAKSTVAKIDLPFEGNKEAYIGKIKPGNDAPAVFTLDAGSPGEYDYSLTISYEDDTGVHESVYPLTLSIRRNNDETGLIVGIIILIAAAAGGYYYFVYRKREEDKV, encoded by the coding sequence GTGCTCAAATATATTCTGGTTTCTATTGCAGTGATATTGTGTCTGCCGGGATTGTGCAGTGCCGGTGTATACGGACCCACGGTTATACTTTCAAACAGCGAGGTTGTTCCGTCGGTCCTTATGCCGGGCGATATCGGGATGGTCACGGTTACTCTTACCAATACGGCATCTTCGTCGACAACAACCACAAGCGATTCCATAGTCACGACGATGAAAGAGATAAATCCTACTATCACGGGAGTCTTCCTGGACGGGGGGAAAGAAATAAAGGTCCTTGGAGGCAATTCCGAATTTTCCGGTGACCTTGGCCCGCAACAGTCCGTTAAGATCTCATTTGCGATAGAGGCCCCTGAAAAGAGGGGGATCTACTATGCGATACTGAGGGTCAGCGTGAAGGGTTCGGAAAACCTCCAGTATCCCATTCCCGTAAATGTCGATATGCCGGTATCTTCGCTCAGGAAACCGGTACTGATTGTCGGGCAGTCCGGAGATACCTCACTTCAGCCCGGAGACAGTGCAAATGTCACAGTCAGCCTCTATAACAGCGGGGAGAGCACTGCAGAGGATATTTTCATAAGAGTGGCCGAGGACGATCCATCGCTTGCCGTGATAAATTCGCAGTCGTTTCATATCCCGGATCTCTCGTCGGGGGAGTCAGAATCATTTATTATCTCATTTATCTCTGATACCGGAATGGAACCCGGAGTTCATGAGATACCTCTTGAGATCACATACAATGTAGTCGACGGGAGTTCGGCTGATCAGAACGATGCGATTGCCTTTGATGTAAACGGGAAGGCTGAACTGAGCATTGCCTCATTAAAAACCGATCCCGTACGGATTACGGGTGGTCAGGAAGTCGATCTCACGATAAGGATGGAGAATACCGGAACAGGGGATGCAAAATCGACTGTTGCGAAGATAGACCTGCCTTTTGAAGGAAACAAAGAGGCATATATCGGTAAAATAAAGCCTGGAAACGATGCACCGGCAGTTTTTACCCTTGATGCAGGTTCTCCGGGAGAATATGATTACTCGCTCACGATCTCGTACGAGGACGATACGGGCGTTCATGAATCCGTCTATCCTCTTACTCTCTCGATAAGGAGAAATAATGACGAAACCGGCCTGATAGTCGGCATTATCATCCTGATCGCCGCAGCAGCAGGCGGCTATTACTACTTTGTCTACAGAAAAAGAGAAGAAGATAAGGTTTGA
- a CDS encoding TetR/AcrR family transcriptional regulator, whose amino-acid sequence MPKVVPGYKEEARKRILEAAFGLFWKKGFRATKMDDIALELGISKGAIYTYFKDKKDLFTQATQHYRQEFESDMTHRMKKSEGQDIFEILFYLFTEYLKFGFILPFELMNLAVNDEEIKSFLVEDGKDDREYFIKYLTRIQNEGKIRNNIDIYEMADLIITLFYGLYMSMFLSEDIERAKRIWDNAVEKYK is encoded by the coding sequence ATGCCCAAAGTAGTACCCGGATACAAGGAAGAAGCAAGAAAAAGGATCCTTGAAGCGGCATTCGGATTATTCTGGAAAAAGGGCTTTCGGGCTACCAAAATGGATGATATTGCACTTGAACTCGGAATAAGCAAAGGTGCAATCTACACATATTTTAAAGACAAAAAGGACCTTTTTACCCAGGCAACCCAGCATTACAGGCAGGAATTCGAGAGTGACATGACCCACAGAATGAAGAAAAGCGAGGGTCAGGACATCTTTGAGATACTCTTCTATTTATTTACGGAATATCTTAAATTCGGATTTATTCTTCCTTTCGAACTCATGAATCTTGCAGTAAATGACGAAGAGATCAAATCATTTCTGGTCGAAGACGGGAAAGATGACAGGGAATATTTCATCAAATACCTGACACGTATTCAAAATGAAGGAAAGATCAGAAATAATATAGATATTTACGAAATGGCCGATCTCATTATCACATTATTTTACGGCTTATATATGAGCATGTTCCTAAGTGAGGACATCGAAAGAGCAAAGAGAATCTGGGACAACGCTGTTGAGAAGTACAAGTAA
- a CDS encoding flavodoxin family protein, producing the protein MTVSVLGISGSPRIRGNTEKLLDAFLKGAEEAGGDVEKVLLKKLSFRSCMGCNKCHKTGVCIVKDDLTPLLERIAETDVLVLSSPIYSMGITSELKALIDRGQFLWARKFVLRNLEFSAEHIKLHKGIFISTAGQDADNVFLGAYPVLTAFFNDFGIDYYENITVKGMDRWGGIEGHPDALPDAEKKGAEIVRMMEDLKKSTAAEKKESL; encoded by the coding sequence TTGACTGTAAGCGTACTTGGAATATCTGGCAGCCCCAGGATCAGAGGGAATACAGAGAAGCTTCTTGATGCATTTTTGAAAGGTGCGGAAGAAGCCGGCGGAGATGTAGAGAAGGTTCTGCTGAAAAAACTCAGTTTCAGGAGCTGCATGGGCTGCAATAAATGCCACAAGACAGGTGTCTGTATCGTGAAGGATGACCTGACGCCCCTGCTTGAAAGGATCGCAGAGACAGATGTCCTCGTTCTTTCATCTCCGATATATTCGATGGGAATTACATCAGAACTGAAGGCTCTAATCGACAGGGGACAGTTCCTCTGGGCCAGGAAGTTCGTATTGAGGAATCTTGAATTCAGTGCGGAGCACATCAAGCTTCATAAAGGCATCTTCATCTCGACAGCGGGTCAGGATGCCGACAATGTTTTTTTGGGAGCCTATCCCGTCCTAACTGCTTTTTTCAACGATTTCGGGATAGATTATTATGAAAATATAACCGTGAAGGGAATGGACAGGTGGGGGGGAATAGAGGGCCACCCCGATGCACTGCCAGACGCGGAAAAAAAGGGTGCGGAGATTGTGAGGATGATGGAAGATCTGAAGAAGAGTACGGCAGCAGAAAAAAAGGAATCCCTGTAA
- a CDS encoding flavodoxin family protein, with translation MDISVLAIAGSPRRHGNSEDLLDYVIGYLSGHPGIVVEKIILSKIEVNPCRGCNACEKEGICVINDDMKMLEDKITGADVIIFSSPIFCMGLCAQVKALIDRMQVFRSRRYVLKQPIIPTEKRGKKAGLFISTAGQDWDWVFDGAIPSVKCFFHLAGIRDKDMFYLMINNVDKKGEIRAHPTAKQQALKACEDIAVHIRRLREE, from the coding sequence ATGGATATATCCGTACTGGCAATAGCCGGCAGTCCAAGGCGCCACGGGAACTCCGAAGACCTCCTCGATTATGTAATCGGGTATTTATCAGGCCACCCGGGCATAGTGGTTGAAAAGATAATACTCTCGAAGATAGAAGTAAATCCGTGCAGGGGCTGCAATGCCTGTGAAAAAGAGGGCATATGTGTTATCAATGACGATATGAAGATGCTCGAGGATAAGATCACAGGAGCGGACGTGATCATCTTCTCATCACCTATATTCTGCATGGGACTGTGTGCGCAGGTAAAGGCCCTGATTGACAGGATGCAGGTATTCAGGTCGCGGAGATATGTTCTCAAACAGCCGATAATCCCTACTGAAAAACGGGGGAAAAAAGCTGGCCTTTTCATCTCAACCGCGGGGCAGGACTGGGACTGGGTATTCGACGGGGCGATCCCCTCCGTAAAATGCTTCTTCCATCTCGCGGGGATCAGGGACAAGGACATGTTTTACCTTATGATAAATAATGTCGATAAAAAAGGAGAGATAAGGGCGCACCCTACTGCAAAACAGCAGGCATTAAAGGCATGCGAAGATATCGCAGTGCATATCCGCAGACTGAGAGAGGAGTGA
- a CDS encoding peroxiredoxin: MDRGPRLPVLGEKAPDFQAVTTHGPLKLSDFEGSWVILFSHPADFTPVCTTEFMGFAEIYDELKSLNTQLIGLSIDSVHSHLAWVRNIKEKMGVEIPFPVIADLDMKVANLYGMVQPGQSSTSTVRTVFFIDPVGVLRAMLYYPLSNGRNMQEILRMLRAFQASDEHGIATPANWQPGDKVIVPPPVNQKDMEKRLSEGYECKDFYLCFKKL, encoded by the coding sequence ATGGACAGAGGTCCAAGGTTACCCGTTCTTGGAGAAAAAGCTCCTGACTTTCAGGCTGTTACAACTCACGGCCCGCTAAAGCTTTCGGACTTCGAGGGTTCGTGGGTCATATTGTTCTCCCATCCCGCCGACTTCACCCCGGTTTGTACTACTGAATTCATGGGCTTTGCAGAGATCTATGACGAGCTGAAATCACTCAATACACAGTTAATCGGTCTTTCGATCGACAGTGTTCATTCACACCTGGCTTGGGTAAGAAACATCAAAGAGAAGATGGGAGTGGAGATCCCGTTCCCTGTAATTGCGGATCTCGATATGAAGGTCGCGAACCTCTACGGAATGGTGCAACCCGGACAGAGCAGCACTTCAACTGTAAGAACCGTATTCTTCATCGATCCTGTGGGAGTACTTCGTGCAATGCTGTATTACCCTCTCTCAAACGGCAGAAACATGCAGGAGATATTAAGAATGCTCCGTGCTTTCCAGGCCAGTGACGAGCATGGCATAGCAACTCCGGCAAACTGGCAGCCGGGCGATAAAGTAATCGTTCCGCCGCCTGTAAACCAGAAAGATATGGAAAAGAGGCTCTCCGAAGGGTACGAATGCAAGGATTTCTATCTCTGCTTCAAAAAACTCTGA
- a CDS encoding carboxymuconolactone decarboxylase family protein has translation MSDMNDLEKKIGKIPVIFRELAEKNPELHDKILALDNLIWDDGALSRQIKKVIAISIAAALRDEHAVQAQIAGAKKLGVKKEEIEEGLRVAFLLSGMPAYAYGKAKLEETYK, from the coding sequence ATGTCAGATATGAATGATCTGGAAAAGAAAATTGGTAAGATCCCCGTAATCTTCAGGGAACTTGCCGAGAAAAATCCCGAGCTTCATGACAAAATACTGGCGCTTGACAACCTGATATGGGACGACGGTGCCCTTTCAAGGCAGATCAAGAAGGTTATCGCCATTTCAATTGCCGCAGCGCTTCGTGATGAGCATGCTGTACAGGCACAAATTGCAGGTGCAAAGAAGCTTGGAGTAAAGAAAGAAGAAATTGAAGAAGGTCTTCGTGTTGCATTCCTGCTCTCCGGAATGCCCGCCTATGCTTACGGCAAAGCAAAACTCGAAGAGACCTATAAATAA
- a CDS encoding desulfoferrodoxin FeS4 iron-binding domain-containing protein encodes MVNVKSEGEVFVCEICGNVVKVIEVGGGELVCCGEPMTLQEE; translated from the coding sequence ATGGTAAATGTAAAGAGCGAAGGAGAGGTATTTGTCTGCGAAATATGCGGCAATGTAGTGAAAGTTATTGAAGTCGGCGGCGGCGAACTTGTCTGCTGCGGCGAACCTATGACTCTCCAGGAGGAGTGA
- a CDS encoding zinc ribbon-containing protein — translation MAEVKKVKSGEKVGPGKYVCVDCGFEFEINDTEQDLRKCPKCACEMYQCFPITHIRPDIKTPEDAKNPPKR, via the coding sequence ATGGCAGAAGTGAAAAAAGTGAAATCGGGTGAAAAGGTAGGTCCCGGGAAATACGTCTGTGTTGACTGCGGTTTTGAGTTCGAGATAAACGATACCGAACAGGATCTCCGAAAATGCCCAAAATGTGCTTGCGAGATGTACCAGTGTTTCCCGATTACGCATATCCGGCCTGATATAAAAACTCCCGAAGATGCAAAGAATCCTCCCAAGAGATAA
- a CDS encoding flavodoxin family protein, with product MTVKIIALMGSPLPEGNTGKLLEEATRGAKDAGCSVARVNVCDLSFSGCMEYYYCEKNDSCYINDEFSPFLQRFKNMDGLIIATPVMTMGVPGQLKSFMDRFQVYFMAKYKRNQPLITKEQKKWRRTLLLSIGGMNIKNDFDGIKLTTESFCDIIDCPYYDGVFQNNMDEVKDITTRTDIMEAAYNKSFRMCSEITENKEKYS from the coding sequence ATGACTGTAAAAATAATTGCACTGATGGGAAGTCCGCTTCCCGAAGGAAATACAGGCAAACTTCTGGAAGAGGCGACGAGAGGTGCAAAAGATGCAGGATGCAGCGTTGCACGGGTAAATGTATGCGATCTCAGTTTTTCAGGATGCATGGAGTATTACTACTGCGAGAAGAACGATTCCTGCTACATAAACGACGAATTCTCACCCTTTCTCCAGCGTTTCAAAAATATGGACGGGCTGATTATCGCAACCCCTGTCATGACCATGGGAGTTCCCGGCCAGCTCAAGTCATTTATGGATCGTTTTCAGGTCTATTTTATGGCCAAATACAAAAGAAACCAGCCTCTCATAACGAAAGAGCAAAAGAAATGGAGACGCACCCTTCTCCTTTCAATCGGCGGAATGAACATAAAAAACGATTTCGACGGGATAAAACTCACGACCGAATCTTTTTGCGACATTATAGACTGCCCGTACTATGACGGGGTCTTCCAGAATAATATGGACGAAGTAAAAGACATAACTACAAGGACAGATATCATGGAAGCGGCATACAACAAGAGTTTCCGGATGTGCAGCGAAATAACTGAGAATAAAGAAAAATATTCCTAA
- the radC gene encoding RadC family protein, producing the protein MKSIKEIRDTDRPREKIARLGVENLSNNELIAAIIGRGISGRDVNAISADIEKLLKEKRGRPSYNEFLEINGIGTTKASQMVAAFELARRYSGGSTYKIEKPGDVLPLVDHLRSKKQEYFICMTLNGAGELIEQRIVTVGLLNHSPVHPREVFADAITDRAASVLFVHNHPSGSPEPSVQDVDITKRLYEAAEILGIGVLDHIITAKRGYVSFKERGLL; encoded by the coding sequence ATGAAATCTATAAAAGAGATCAGGGATACCGACAGGCCGCGGGAAAAAATTGCCCGGCTTGGTGTTGAAAATCTTTCAAATAATGAGCTTATTGCTGCAATTATCGGCCGGGGCATCTCGGGGCGCGATGTAAATGCAATATCGGCAGATATAGAGAAACTGCTTAAAGAAAAAAGAGGAAGACCCTCCTATAATGAATTCCTTGAAATAAACGGAATTGGGACGACCAAAGCCTCGCAGATGGTTGCTGCATTCGAACTTGCGAGAAGATACTCCGGCGGGAGCACCTATAAGATTGAAAAGCCGGGAGATGTCCTGCCTCTTGTAGATCATCTCAGGTCGAAAAAACAGGAATATTTCATATGTATGACCCTTAACGGGGCGGGAGAGCTTATTGAGCAAAGGATTGTGACGGTAGGCCTCCTCAACCACAGCCCTGTCCACCCGCGAGAGGTATTTGCCGACGCCATAACAGACAGAGCGGCATCAGTTCTTTTCGTTCATAATCACCCTTCCGGAAGCCCCGAGCCGTCAGTTCAGGACGTCGATATCACGAAAAGGCTGTACGAAGCGGCTGAAATTCTTGGAATCGGGGTTCTGGATCATATCATAACCGCAAAAAGGGGATATGTCAGTTTTAAAGAGCGCGGGCTTCTTTAG
- the acs gene encoding acetate--CoA ligase — MTSQEKTNLSHGYIPAEEYREMSNLGNYQTAYERFLKDPEKFWSEIASELEWFKEWDQILEWNYPNAKWFTGAKCNITHNCLDRHLNTEKRNKVALIWRGDDGSERIITYRQLFREVCRFANGLKSLGARKGDRICIYMPNTPEQIIAILACARIGAVHNVVFAGFGMESLHSRIRDSESRFVITSDASFRRGKRIDLKSIVDRAIVHTSVEKVIVHRRTRPRTELYSEIEIDFYDLMKERNYFIEPEVMDSEDPLFILYTSGTTGTAKGILHTCGGYMVGTYYTCKYVLDMKPSDVHWCTADPGWITGHSYIIYGPLLFGTTLLISETTPDYPDPGVWWDMVEDFGVTILYTAPTAIRMFMRHGEKWPEKYNLDSLRILASVGEPLNPEAFEWYYKVIGKSRTPIVDTWWQTETGMHMVTTLVGEKMKPGYAGKAIPGVVADVVDKEGNSKKAGETGILVIKGPWPSMMRSVWGNDERYRQYWTQIKDYYVVGDLAVKDDDGYIQIIGRSDDVIIIAGHNLGTAEVESALVEHEAVAEAAVIGIPDPVKGNIIKAFVILIDGYSGSEKLANELTYHVRMTLGPIAMPAEIKFVESLPKTRSGKIMRRVLKAQEMGEDPGDLSTMEE, encoded by the coding sequence ATAACCAGTCAGGAAAAAACAAATCTCAGCCATGGATATATCCCTGCGGAAGAATACCGGGAAATGTCCAATTTGGGCAACTACCAGACTGCCTATGAGAGATTTTTGAAAGATCCGGAAAAATTCTGGTCTGAGATAGCATCAGAGCTTGAATGGTTCAAAGAATGGGACCAGATTCTTGAATGGAACTATCCGAATGCAAAATGGTTCACAGGTGCAAAATGCAATATCACGCACAACTGCCTTGACAGGCACTTAAATACAGAGAAAAGAAACAAAGTGGCTCTCATATGGAGAGGTGATGACGGCAGCGAAAGGATCATTACCTACCGGCAGTTGTTCAGGGAGGTATGCAGGTTTGCAAACGGCCTGAAAAGTCTCGGCGCCCGTAAAGGGGACCGGATCTGCATATACATGCCGAATACACCGGAACAGATCATTGCAATACTTGCATGCGCAAGAATAGGCGCGGTCCACAACGTTGTATTTGCCGGATTCGGGATGGAGTCACTGCATTCAAGGATCAGGGATTCGGAATCGAGATTTGTCATTACATCCGATGCCAGTTTCAGGAGAGGCAAAAGAATCGATCTCAAATCGATAGTTGACAGGGCGATAGTCCACACATCGGTTGAAAAGGTCATCGTCCACAGGCGGACCAGGCCACGGACCGAACTCTACTCTGAAATTGAGATCGATTTCTACGATCTCATGAAGGAGAGGAATTACTTCATCGAACCCGAGGTCATGGACTCCGAAGACCCGCTGTTTATTCTCTATACAAGCGGAACGACAGGCACGGCAAAGGGTATCCTTCATACCTGCGGCGGCTACATGGTCGGAACATATTACACATGCAAGTATGTCCTCGATATGAAACCCAGCGATGTCCACTGGTGTACTGCCGATCCCGGATGGATTACAGGACACAGCTACATCATATACGGCCCCCTGCTGTTCGGAACAACCCTGCTTATCAGCGAGACAACACCAGACTATCCCGATCCGGGAGTCTGGTGGGATATGGTAGAGGACTTCGGCGTCACGATCCTCTATACAGCACCGACTGCAATCAGGATGTTCATGAGACACGGTGAGAAGTGGCCTGAAAAATATAATCTCGACTCCCTGAGGATACTCGCATCTGTCGGGGAACCGCTCAATCCCGAGGCATTCGAATGGTATTACAAAGTTATCGGGAAGAGCAGGACGCCGATCGTCGATACATGGTGGCAGACCGAAACCGGAATGCACATGGTCACAACACTCGTCGGCGAAAAGATGAAACCCGGATATGCAGGAAAAGCGATCCCCGGCGTTGTCGCCGATGTCGTTGACAAAGAAGGAAATTCAAAGAAGGCAGGAGAAACAGGCATTCTCGTCATAAAAGGGCCGTGGCCTTCGATGATGAGAAGCGTATGGGGTAATGATGAAAGATACAGGCAATACTGGACGCAGATAAAGGACTATTATGTAGTAGGCGATCTTGCGGTAAAGGACGATGACGGATATATCCAGATCATAGGAAGATCTGACGACGTCATAATAATCGCAGGCCACAACCTCGGCACTGCAGAGGTCGAATCCGCTCTTGTAGAGCATGAGGCTGTTGCCGAAGCCGCCGTTATCGGCATTCCGGACCCTGTAAAAGGCAACATCATCAAGGCCTTCGTAATCCTGATCGACGGATACAGCGGGAGTGAAAAGCTTGCGAACGAACTTACATACCATGTAAGGATGACGCTCGGCCCTATTGCAATGCCGGCCGAGATTAAATTCGTCGAATCTCTTCCGAAAACAAGGAGCGGAAAGATCATGAGACGTGTCCTCAAGGCCCAGGAGATGGGAGAGGACCCGGGTGATCTCTCCACAATGGAAGAATAA
- a CDS encoding rubrerythrin family protein, whose product MTTKDDAAEAFAGESQANRKYKIFSEKADAEGYSNVAKLYRAASEAEAIHAKRLLFLLQQVNSTEENLKKSIEGETSEYTSMYPSFIKDAEKENDKEAATIFTHAMKAEEVHATNYGRALEAVAGGNDLEISKVFLCPVCGNIVFDSVPDTCPICGVPGRMFKEIE is encoded by the coding sequence ATGACAACGAAAGATGATGCGGCAGAAGCCTTTGCAGGCGAATCCCAGGCAAACAGGAAATACAAAATATTTTCGGAAAAAGCCGATGCTGAGGGCTACTCAAATGTTGCAAAACTATACAGGGCTGCCTCTGAAGCAGAGGCAATTCATGCCAAGAGACTCCTCTTTCTCCTCCAGCAGGTAAATTCAACCGAAGAAAACCTGAAGAAATCCATTGAAGGAGAGACATCAGAGTACACCTCCATGTATCCTTCGTTTATCAAAGATGCCGAGAAGGAAAATGACAAGGAAGCTGCAACGATATTCACTCATGCAATGAAGGCCGAGGAGGTCCATGCAACAAACTATGGCAGGGCGCTCGAGGCAGTTGCCGGAGGTAACGACCTCGAGATCTCCAAAGTATTCTTATGCCCTGTATGCGGGAATATAGTGTTTGACTCAGTGCCCGACACATGCCCCATATGCGGAGTTCCCGGAAGAATGTTTAAAGAGATCGAATAA